A window of the Zhongshania aliphaticivorans genome harbors these coding sequences:
- a CDS encoding sulfotransferase family protein yields MSNTLDPNTTLLVLGTSRGGTTLITAALGAHPAVAMLDEEFGDAVFHVTGGKFRGNKLCVPNQLEWDKHHQWWHELFAFSGYLRKSMLYNLMPCGSLSMTDYLKRSPVQPICILRNPDSVISSIVKRERRKTKVAAYRWSRCVNFFQQLLDEHPKQENLKKPIIINFEKLVASPEATLKKLCLEIGLEYHPQMLEAPERNTRYGGKTFDASKAADSISDKYASFLSDKTLTLYESLIAASIPAETDNNPVKACP; encoded by the coding sequence GTGAGCAATACTTTAGATCCAAACACCACCCTTTTAGTCCTTGGTACCTCTCGAGGCGGCACCACGCTTATTACCGCCGCGCTAGGCGCCCACCCCGCTGTTGCTATGTTAGATGAAGAATTTGGCGATGCCGTTTTTCACGTTACCGGCGGTAAATTCCGTGGCAATAAGCTCTGTGTACCCAATCAACTCGAATGGGACAAGCACCATCAATGGTGGCATGAGTTATTTGCCTTCAGCGGCTATCTGCGAAAAAGTATGCTTTACAACCTCATGCCCTGCGGAAGCCTGAGCATGACCGACTACTTAAAACGCAGCCCAGTACAGCCTATTTGTATTCTCAGAAATCCAGACTCGGTTATTTCCTCAATCGTTAAACGCGAGCGACGTAAAACCAAGGTGGCCGCTTATCGCTGGTCCCGCTGTGTTAATTTCTTTCAGCAACTGTTAGATGAACACCCCAAACAAGAAAATCTCAAAAAACCCATTATTATTAATTTCGAAAAACTGGTGGCATCACCCGAGGCCACTCTTAAAAAACTTTGTTTGGAGATCGGCTTAGAGTACCACCCTCAAATGCTTGAAGCGCCAGAACGCAATACACGCTATGGTGGTAAAACGTTTGACGCCAGCAAAGCAGCGGACAGTATCAGTGATAAATACGCCAGCTTCTTATCTGACAAAACACTCACACTTTACGAATCGTTAATTGCGGCCAGCATACCTGCCGAGACGGACAACAACCCTGTTAAAGCCTGCCCTTGA
- a CDS encoding universal stress protein, whose translation MNNNYVLACIDGASLSSAVCDYAAWVAGKAGVGVKLLHNIEHRPQAAVADLSGSIGLGSQEELLEELTRVEQQRNRLLMQKGKLMLDAASERVVKHGVADTESWQQHGSLQESLVELECDIRVLVMGVRGEEHREGQLGTHLETVIRSLHKPVLVVNTEFTAPKKIMLAYDGHDASRKALDMVASSPVFKDIPCHLVYVGDEATAADVLGEAAAVLKTAGVNHELVNLPKGKSDEQLCQYQADNNIDLTVMGAYSHHPLRDMLLGSFTAKMLQKTKRPLLLLR comes from the coding sequence ATGAATAATAATTATGTATTGGCGTGCATTGATGGCGCAAGTCTAAGCTCAGCTGTGTGTGATTACGCTGCGTGGGTCGCTGGCAAGGCAGGGGTAGGGGTTAAATTATTACATAATATTGAACACCGCCCTCAAGCTGCGGTGGCAGATCTTAGTGGTAGTATCGGTCTGGGAAGCCAGGAAGAGTTGCTGGAGGAACTAACGCGCGTTGAGCAGCAGCGTAATCGTCTGTTGATGCAAAAGGGAAAACTGATGCTAGACGCCGCGAGCGAGCGTGTAGTAAAGCATGGCGTTGCAGATACAGAGTCGTGGCAACAGCACGGTAGCTTGCAAGAATCTTTGGTTGAGCTGGAATGCGATATTCGTGTTCTTGTCATGGGGGTTCGCGGCGAAGAACATCGAGAAGGGCAGCTGGGAACACATTTAGAAACCGTGATCAGGTCATTACATAAGCCTGTATTAGTGGTGAACACTGAATTTACGGCACCTAAAAAAATCATGCTGGCTTATGATGGCCACGACGCTTCTCGAAAAGCCTTAGACATGGTGGCGTCTAGCCCAGTATTTAAGGATATTCCCTGCCACTTGGTCTATGTAGGTGATGAGGCGACGGCCGCTGATGTTCTGGGTGAAGCGGCGGCGGTATTGAAAACCGCAGGTGTAAATCATGAATTGGTTAATTTACCGAAAGGTAAAAGTGACGAGCAATTGTGTCAGTACCAGGCAGACAATAATATTGATTTAACGGTTATGGGTGCTTACAGCCATCATCCCTTGCGAGATATGTTGCTGGGTAGTTTTACCGCTAAGATGTTGCAGAAAACCAAGCGACCATTGTTATTGCTACGTTGA
- a CDS encoding SulP family inorganic anion transporter: MFLLSKKEDWLGNIRGDILAGLVVALALIPEAIAFSIIAGVDPKIGLYASFCIAVVTAIVGGRPGMISAATGAMALLMVTLVRDHGLQYLLAATLLTGALQIVAGYFKLGQLMSFVSRSVVTGFVNALAILIFMAQLPELTNVTWHVYAMTAAGLGIIYLFPLLPVVGKVIPSPLVCILTLTVISLIIGLDIRTVGDMGELPDTLPIFLWPDVPLNFETLGIIFPYAAAMAVVGLLESLMTATIVDDLTDTGSDKNRECKGQGIANIFSGLLGGMAGCAMIGQSVINVKSGGRGRLSTFFAGAMLLTMVVFLSDWVSLIPMAALVAVMIMVSIGTFNWASVTGLKSNPLSANIIMLATVAVVVWTHNLAYGVFVGVLLAALFFANKVSHFMYISKELSEDGSVRSYRVIGQVFFNSAERFNAGFDFKEVVDKVVIDLSRAHFWDISAVGALDKVVIKFRREGAEVELIGLNEASETIVDRFGIHDKPEEIEKVMGGH; the protein is encoded by the coding sequence ATGTTCTTACTTTCAAAGAAAGAAGATTGGCTAGGAAATATCCGTGGCGATATCCTAGCGGGTTTAGTTGTTGCTTTGGCATTAATTCCCGAGGCAATAGCTTTTTCTATTATTGCCGGCGTTGATCCAAAAATAGGTTTGTATGCCTCTTTTTGTATTGCGGTGGTGACGGCGATTGTTGGTGGTCGTCCGGGAATGATTTCTGCAGCTACCGGTGCAATGGCATTGCTGATGGTGACCTTGGTAAGGGATCACGGCCTGCAATATTTATTGGCGGCAACCTTGCTTACGGGCGCACTCCAAATAGTTGCGGGGTATTTCAAGTTAGGGCAGTTGATGAGTTTTGTATCACGGTCAGTGGTCACTGGCTTTGTGAATGCCCTCGCTATATTGATATTTATGGCGCAGTTACCTGAGCTAACTAACGTGACATGGCATGTGTATGCTATGACGGCGGCTGGGCTCGGTATTATCTATTTATTCCCTTTATTACCGGTTGTGGGCAAGGTTATTCCTTCACCTCTAGTGTGTATTCTAACTTTGACGGTGATCAGTTTGATCATTGGCCTTGATATTCGCACGGTTGGGGATATGGGGGAGTTGCCAGATACATTACCCATTTTTCTTTGGCCTGATGTCCCATTAAATTTTGAGACACTTGGTATTATCTTCCCGTATGCAGCGGCGATGGCAGTGGTTGGTTTATTAGAGTCGTTAATGACGGCGACTATAGTTGACGATCTAACCGATACTGGCAGTGATAAGAATCGTGAGTGTAAAGGGCAGGGGATTGCTAATATTTTTTCTGGCTTATTAGGCGGCATGGCCGGTTGTGCGATGATTGGTCAATCGGTTATCAATGTTAAATCTGGCGGTCGAGGTCGTTTGTCGACCTTTTTTGCCGGAGCAATGCTGCTGACCATGGTTGTCTTTCTGAGTGACTGGGTGTCACTTATCCCCATGGCGGCACTGGTTGCGGTCATGATTATGGTGTCTATCGGTACCTTTAATTGGGCCTCGGTTACTGGCTTAAAATCTAACCCTTTGTCAGCAAATATCATTATGTTGGCAACGGTAGCGGTCGTCGTTTGGACGCATAACCTTGCTTACGGTGTTTTTGTTGGGGTGTTACTTGCTGCACTATTCTTTGCGAATAAAGTCAGTCACTTTATGTATATCAGCAAAGAGTTAAGCGAAGACGGAAGTGTACGAAGTTATCGCGTTATTGGTCAGGTGTTTTTTAATTCCGCTGAACGATTTAATGCAGGGTTTGATTTCAAAGAAGTGGTCGATAAGGTGGTGATAGATTTAAGTCGAGCGCACTTTTGGGATATTTCAGCGGTTGGCGCTTTAGATAAAGTTGTCATAAAGTTTAGGCGTGAGGGCGCAGAAGTTGAGCTAATAGGCTTAAATGAAGCGAGCGAAACAATTGTGGACCGTTTTGGTATTCACGATAAGCCAGAAGAGATTGAAAAAGTAATGGGAGGCCATTAA
- a CDS encoding glycosyltransferase family 25 protein, translating into MDKNYLCRVISLDKEAENTRKLLADLEAQGVAADVYAAVDGRKDRPALQQGEYFRDTLAMIRHGKRLTNSELGCYLSHYRAVKDAYNRGYEYLCLFEDDVVVEPQFGDVFRVLLDKNLDMVRLMSLKLRRRKVLEPLAEPHCLVRQERGGLGAQSYLLSRIGMKKFIDYGCAIYEPVDKVFDHFFLFDLNVFAVEPHVAYELMHETSVAKRADILVAGPSLLHKLAFHPVKLWFSLCRHIYLFRHRHAFSGAEMADASVGKTTRKH; encoded by the coding sequence ATGGATAAAAACTATCTGTGTCGCGTTATTAGTCTTGATAAAGAGGCTGAGAACACTCGTAAGCTATTGGCTGACTTAGAGGCTCAAGGTGTTGCGGCAGATGTATATGCCGCTGTGGATGGCCGTAAAGATAGGCCAGCTCTGCAGCAGGGGGAGTACTTTCGCGATACTTTAGCGATGATTCGGCACGGTAAGCGACTGACCAATAGTGAGCTCGGTTGTTACTTGTCACATTATAGAGCGGTAAAGGACGCCTATAATCGAGGTTATGAATATCTGTGTTTATTTGAAGATGATGTGGTTGTAGAGCCGCAGTTTGGTGATGTATTCAGAGTGTTGCTCGATAAAAACTTAGACATGGTGCGGTTGATGTCGCTTAAATTACGCCGACGGAAAGTGCTTGAACCTTTGGCTGAGCCTCATTGCTTGGTGCGTCAAGAACGTGGGGGTCTCGGAGCACAATCATACCTGTTAAGCCGAATAGGGATGAAAAAGTTCATAGACTATGGCTGTGCGATCTATGAACCAGTAGATAAAGTGTTTGATCATTTCTTTTTGTTTGATTTGAACGTGTTTGCTGTAGAGCCGCATGTGGCTTATGAATTGATGCATGAGACCAGTGTTGCCAAACGCGCGGATATATTAGTTGCTGGTCCAAGCCTCCTGCATAAGTTGGCTTTTCATCCCGTAAAACTGTGGTTTAGTCTGTGTCGTCATATTTATTTATTTCGTCATCGGCATGCATTTAGCGGCGCAGAAATGGCGGATGCGTCAGTAGGAAAAACAACACGGAAGCACTAA
- a CDS encoding glycosyltransferase family 4 protein has protein sequence MQAVNILINTQNFPPEAGGIQNYMYELANALHHLGHNVRVICDTHATAGQQEFDASQPFSIERINGPKLIRRFRKAQRITRYLRGTNPTLLICDSWKSLELLQLEKRHLLACVCIAHGMEFPKQTTAKKQKRISNTLLTATHILANSKFTASRIHPYVENTSNIQILHPGVGQAHPPSEDDVTKITQLIANRSPVLLTVGRLEERKGQDKIIEILPKLLQDHPQLLYVIAGNGPLQGTLINRTEELGIVDHVIFCGRVSDGQRTALLQKADLFAMPCRAVGDSVEGFGIVYIEAAMLALPSLAGRIGGAGDAVIDGHTGLLCDGDNENDIYQSITKMLNDKQALKVMGQNAQHRAQTELQWEQIANRLLALSTNS, from the coding sequence ATGCAAGCAGTTAACATATTAATTAACACCCAAAATTTCCCGCCAGAAGCAGGCGGCATACAAAATTATATGTATGAACTAGCCAATGCATTACATCACCTTGGCCATAATGTGCGTGTTATTTGCGATACCCACGCAACAGCAGGACAGCAAGAATTTGATGCCAGCCAGCCCTTTTCTATTGAACGCATCAATGGGCCAAAGCTCATTCGTCGCTTCCGTAAAGCGCAACGGATTACACGATATCTTCGTGGTACGAATCCTACATTACTTATTTGCGACAGTTGGAAGAGCCTTGAATTATTACAGCTTGAAAAACGCCATCTCCTTGCATGCGTTTGCATAGCCCACGGCATGGAATTCCCCAAACAAACAACAGCAAAAAAACAAAAACGTATTAGTAATACCTTGTTAACAGCCACACACATTCTGGCAAACTCAAAATTCACGGCAAGCCGCATCCACCCCTATGTAGAAAATACCTCTAACATCCAAATACTCCACCCCGGAGTAGGCCAAGCACACCCACCGTCAGAGGACGATGTCACTAAAATCACACAATTAATCGCCAACCGCTCCCCCGTACTCCTCACCGTTGGTCGCCTAGAGGAGCGCAAAGGCCAAGATAAAATCATTGAGATCTTGCCAAAATTATTACAAGACCACCCGCAACTATTGTATGTCATTGCCGGCAACGGCCCCCTGCAAGGTACATTAATAAACCGCACTGAAGAATTAGGCATAGTTGACCATGTTATCTTTTGCGGTAGGGTAAGTGATGGTCAACGAACTGCCCTACTCCAAAAAGCCGACCTATTTGCGATGCCTTGTCGTGCTGTTGGCGACTCTGTTGAAGGCTTTGGGATTGTCTACATTGAGGCGGCCATGCTTGCCCTACCGAGCCTTGCAGGACGAATCGGTGGCGCAGGCGATGCTGTTATAGACGGTCACACGGGCTTGCTGTGTGATGGAGACAATGAAAATGACATTTATCAAAGCATCACCAAAATGCTTAATGACAAACAAGCACTTAAAGTGATGGGGCAAAACGCACAGCACCGCGCGCAAACAGAACTACAATGGGAGCAAATAGCCAATAGACTGCTGGCGCTCAGCACCAATAGCTAA
- a CDS encoding YrbL family protein: MSIKLTAERPFSRGGNRLCFIHPDHPDRCIKVRRPEFTLEDCRRKKGFPKTLLPLSAFDDNAEEFRVLRDFQENYADSIFDHISRSYGMVETDLGLGMCSELILDHTGDISMSLMLYLWHFGYTDECKAALEKLKTHWLKHAVPSRSILLHNIVVEKRLQGDDEFINRLVVIDGLGATGIASLPFLPQRLRRYLVGRKVKNLDQRLTDFFESIKNGKYPGPNGLPMKDGKPDIPKPR, translated from the coding sequence GTGAGCATAAAGTTAACGGCAGAGCGGCCTTTTTCTCGGGGAGGCAACCGCCTTTGCTTTATTCACCCCGATCATCCTGATCGCTGTATTAAAGTGCGGCGGCCTGAATTTACACTGGAAGATTGTCGTCGCAAAAAGGGCTTCCCCAAGACGTTGTTGCCATTGTCGGCCTTTGATGACAATGCCGAGGAGTTTCGAGTTCTTCGTGATTTTCAAGAAAATTACGCAGATTCTATTTTCGATCATATTAGTCGCAGCTACGGAATGGTTGAAACAGACCTTGGTTTAGGAATGTGCTCCGAGCTTATTCTGGATCACACCGGTGATATATCCATGTCGCTAATGTTATACCTGTGGCACTTTGGCTACACGGATGAATGTAAGGCTGCGCTTGAAAAATTAAAGACGCACTGGCTGAAACACGCGGTGCCTTCGAGATCAATCCTGCTTCACAACATAGTGGTTGAAAAACGATTGCAAGGTGATGATGAGTTCATTAACCGTCTTGTTGTAATAGATGGTTTAGGAGCTACGGGTATTGCATCACTCCCATTTTTGCCTCAGCGGCTTCGTCGCTATTTGGTGGGGCGCAAAGTTAAAAATCTAGATCAGCGTTTGACGGATTTTTTTGAGAGTATTAAAAACGGCAAATACCCTGGCCCCAATGGGCTCCCAATGAAAGATGGCAAACCCGACATTCCCAAGCCACGCTAG